The window GCGCGCTGACCCGCGGCAAATTCGCCCCGGCTCTCGCCGATGTCTCCAGCAAGCACATCTACGAAGCCATGGTCACCGGTCCGCAGAACATGCCCGTTTTCAGTGACGCCAACATCGGTCCCGACGGCAAGCGCGACATCATCACCTTCCTGAAGCAGATCGAATCCAACGGCTCTCCCGGCGGCGCTGACCTTGGCGCCCTGGGTCCCGTATCGGAAGGCCTCTTCGTCTGGATCGCCGGTTTGGGTGTCATCATCGCGTTCACCATCTGGCTTACGTCCCGGACGTCCTAGCCCACCATTTTCACCTGTAAAGAATTTTCTGCTGACGCGTCAGCAGTTTGAATTGAAAGCTAACCCGGCATTAGCCGGGACGAGAGAGGGATGAGGCGAATTATGGGCAACCATAGTGACGGCAGTCCGGACCACTCGGGCACCGTAGCTACGGCTGGTCAGAATGAGGTGGAGAAGTTCCAGGATCCTGGAATTCCCCCGCACCGTTTGCGCCTGGCCGACACGGACCCGAAGGCAGCAAAACGAGCAGAACGGCAGGTAGCCCTTCTCTTCGGAATTTCAGTCGTCGGCACCCTGATTTTTCTGGTTGCCTACTTTGCGATCGACCTGGGCGGCGACACTGCAATCGCAACCGTCCGCCTGCAGAACGCACTGCTCGGCATCGGTACCGCTTTTGCGATGCTCGGCATCGGCACTGGCATTGTGCACTGGGCCAAGGCGCTCATGCCGGACCACGAAGTCTCGGAAGAGCGCCATGCGATCCGCACCGAAGAAGACCGGTTGGCTGCCGTACGTATCGTCGACGACATCGTCGAGGAAACTGGCATCAAGCGCAGGCCGCTGATCCGCAACACCCTTCTGGGCGCCGTGGCACTCGCACCCCTGCCGGCCCTCGCCGTCTTCGGTGACCTGGGACCGCGTCCTGACAACGCTCTGGCCCACACCATGTGGGCACCCCAGGAAGGCAAGCTCAAGCGCCTCACCCGCGACCCCGATGGAACCCCCATCAAGGCCTCGGACGTCACTATCGGCTCGGCTTTCCACGTCATCCCGGAAGGGCTGAACGAACTCACCGAAGGCAAGCTCAATGAGAAGGCCAAGGCCGTCGTCTTGCTCATGCGGCTGAACCCGGAGTCCCTCAATCCCTCCGCAGGCCGTGAGGACTGGGGCTATAACGGAATCGTTGCGTACTCAAAGATCTGCACCCACGTCGGTTGCCCTGTTGCCCTGTACGAGCAGCAGACCCACCACCTGCTGTGCCCGTGCCACCAGTCGACCTTCGATCTGACCCAGGAATGCAAGGTCATCTTCGGCCCCGCCAGCCGTCCTCTCCCGCAGCTGCCAATCGCAGTAGATGCCGAGGGCTACCTCGTCGCCACCAGCGACTTCCATGAACCTGTTGGACCTAGCTATTGGGAGCGTGATGAGCATGAGCGCAACAACAACGCCTGATGCCCCCGTCTTCGTCGCTAAAACTAAAGGCGGCCGCATCACCGACTTCGTCGACCAGCGCGTCGGCGGCTCCGGGATCCTCCGGGAATTTGGCCGCAAGGTCTTTCCGGACCACTGGTCCTTCATGTTCGGCGAAGTGGCGCTCTACTCGTTCGTCATCCTCCTCCTCTCGGGTACGTTCCTGACCTTCTTCTTCGATCCGTCCATGGCGGAGACGCACTATGCGGGTTCCTACACACCGCTGAAAAACGTCGAAATGTCGGTAGCCTACAGCTCCTCGCTCAACATTTCGTTCGATGTCCGTGGCGGCCTGTTCATGCGCCAGGTCCATCACTGGTCCGCTCTGTTGTTCGTAGCCTCGGTCTCAGTGCACATGCTCCGCGTGTTCTTCACCGGCGCTTTCCGCAAGCCCCGTGAAATGAACTGGGTGGTGGGCGGCGTGCTGCTCATCCTCTCGATGGCTGCCGGCTTCACCGGCTACTCGCTCCCCGATGACCTGCTCTCCGGCAACGGCCTGCGCATCATCGACGGCGTCATCAAGTCCATCCCGGTCATCGGCACCTACATCTCCTTCTTCCTCTTCGGCGGAGAGTTCCCCGGAACGGCCATCATCGGTCGTCTGTACATGCTCCACATCCTGCTGGTGCCGGCCCTCATTCTCCTGATGATCGTGATGCACCTGTTCATGGTGGTCGTTCACAAGCACACCCAGTACCCGGGTCCGGGACGCAACGACGGCAACGTCGTCGGCTACCCCCTCGGCCCCGTCTACGCGGCTAAGGCTGGCGGGTTCTTCTTCATCGTGTTCGGTGTTGTTGCCCTCATGGCCGGCTTCTTCACCATCAACCCGATCTGGAACTACGGGCCGTACGACCCCTCCCCCGTTTCGGCTGGCACCCAGCCTGACTGGTACATCGGATTCGTCGATGGAGCCCTGCGCTTGATGCCGGGCACCATCGGTAACTGGTCGGTCGAGCAGGTGTGGTTTGGCCACGTCTTCACGTTCAACGTTCTGCTCCCGGCCCTGGTACCTGCCGGCATCCTCTTCACGGTGCTGTTCACCTACCCGTGGATTGAACGTTGGATCACCAAGGACAACCGCGAGCACCACGTCCTGGACCGTCCGCGGAACGCTCCCACGCGGACCGCAATCGGCATGGCCGGTTTCGTCTGGTACAGCGTCATGTGGGCTGCTGCCGGCTCGGACCTCATCGCCACGCACTTCCATGTGTCCCTGAACGACGTGACTTACTGGTTGCGTGCGCTGTTCTTCGTTGGCCCGGTCATAGCTTTCATCGTCACCAAACGGGTGGCCCTGGCGCTGCAGCGCAAAGACCGCGAGATCGCCTTGCACGGACGTGAAACCGGCCGCATCGTGCGCCTGCCGCACGGTGAGTTCATCGAGGTCCACGCCCCGTTGGATGAGTACAAGCGCTACAAGCTCGTCGGCTTCGAGTCGCCGTCGCCGCTTCCCGCGGTGCCGAACGCCAACGGCGTGGTCGACAAGACTGAAAAGCGACGTGCGAAGCTGTCCCAGTGGTTCTTCGAGGACCGGGTTGCCCCGGCAACGCCGGCGGAGCTTGCGGCGGCCCATGGCCACCACGGCGCCCATGAGGTTGTCGAAGCTGGAGAATCCCAGAAGACACTCAGCCGCTAACTTGCTGCGATGAACACCAGAAAGGCCCGGTCCCCCAGGACCGGGCCTTTCTGCATGTACCGTCAAGATCCACCGTGGACGCGCTGGCGTCCCCGCCGTCATCACACCACAGAATGCTGCGGTGTCATCAGGGTCTGTAGCCCGAAGAATAGTTTCGGGTCGGACGGACCCCGGGGCGCTGCAGCGGGACCCAGAGTTTATAGCGGTCGGCTCGATAGTAGGAAACCGAGTAGTCAACCATGGCCCGAGCCACGAAGGCGTGGCGCTGGATCTTCAACAGCGGCGAGCCCACTTCGACGTTGAGTAGACGGGCTGTCGACGGCGACGCAGCGGTCGCCTCGATCATGTCCTCGCCCCATTCCATCACCAGGCCGAAGCGTTCGCTGAGGACGTTGTACAGCGACGTGGGCGGTTCGCCGTCGAGCAGGCCGGGAACGCGGTGGGCGGGAATGAAGTTCTCGTCCACGCTCATGGGTTCGTTGTCCGCCAGCAGCAGCCGCCGGAAGCGCACCAACGCAGTCCCCTCCTCCAACTGCAATTCCCGGGCCAGGAACGCGCTGGCCGCGATCTGTTCAAAACTCAACACCCGCGCTGCAGGGACCATGCCGCGGCGCTGCATTTCCTCACTGTACGAGGTCAGCTTCACCTGCAGGTCCAGTTTAGGTTTCCGGACGAAGGTGCCCAGACCCACGACGCGCTCGATGACTTCCTCCCCCACCAGGGCGTCGATCGCCTGCCGGACGGTCATGCGGGCCAGGCCGAACCGTTCGGCGAGGTCCCGCTCCGAGGGCAGCGCCGAACCAGGCGGGCAGGCAGTTCCAATATGGGCGCGAAGGATTTCCCGTAGTTGGACATAGATGGGCGTGCCGCTGCGCCGGTCAATCTCGCCGGCCATCCGCGCCGCGTCAGAGGGCGCCACTGTACTGCCGTCCGGGAAGATTCATATCTTCAGGTTAATCCATGAGGAACCCTGGTCTAGACCACGGCGCATTGCTTGTTCGCCCGGGACGCCGGCCGCGGTTAGGCTTAAATCACCGGTCCTCGCCGGTGGATACGCCCCTGAGAGATAAAGGAACAACAGTTGCGAGTTCGGACCGCGATCGTCCAAGCCCCGGTGGGGCTGCACGCCAGGCCGGCGGCCCTCTTTGTCCGCGCCGTCCAGGCAACAGGGCTCCCCGTCATCATCAGCAAGGCGGGCCGGCCGGGAGTTGATGCCCGGTCACTGCTGGAAGTCATGACGGAAGACTTCTCCTGCGGCTGCGAAGTCGAACTCGCTGTCCCCCCGGGGGCCGAATCGGACCGTGTCGGCCCTGCCGGCGTCGACGACGCCCTGGAGACCCTCATAACGCTCCTGGAGTCCTCCGGGTCAGCTGGGACGCTCAGAGGCCCGCGCAGGTAGCTGTACCGGTCCGAACGGGAACCACCGGAACGGGGTCGGTGACAGCACGGGCCGGTCCGGAATCATCTGCGGCGACGGCTCTACGGCCCATTCAACGGTGGACGCGGCACAAACCATACCGGTGCCGTCCCGGCGGGCGTTGGGCTTCGCGGCGAGAGCGTGCATCCGATGCGTCGTGAAACCGGTGCGCAGGCCGGCCTGCGGGGAATCACCTCGGCAGTGGGTGTGCACGCACTCACAAGCCTGCCTAGCACCGCCGCGACGTCCGGCCGCACCGGTAGTGCGCTCAGCCGGTCCGACGCTCATATGCCCAACCGCCCTGCACCCGTCCTCCCGGTTCCTGCCGGCGGATCTCCGCCGCTGAAACCGTGCCCCTGCTCTACCAACGACGGCGGGCCCCACCGAAGGTGGGGCCCGCCGTCGTTATGGACTGTTTCGTCCGGTGGGACGTTAGTGCGCGTGGTCTCCGCGGCTGTATTCGTAAACCCAGCCAACCAAGGCGACGACCGCGAGCCCGCCGGCGATGAACACAATCCAGAAACCCACAGCCAGGCCGAGGAAGCCGCCTGCGCAGGCCAGGCCAAGAACCAGCGGCCACCAGCTCCAGGGGCTGAAGTGGCCCTGTTCGCCGGCGCCTTCGTGGATCTCAGCGTCGCTGCGGTCCTCCGGGCGCATCCCGACGCGCTTGCCGGTGAAACCGAGGTAGGCACCGATCATGCCCGCGAGGCCGGCTACCAGCAGGAGGGCCAGGTAGCCCACCGGCTCAGTCCAACCGGTCACAAAACCGTAGACGATGGCGACCGGTACGAAGAAGAAGACTCCAAATCCAAAAATCCGTGATTCGATTTTCACTGGGCTTGATCCTTCTGGTCGGCGTTACCGAGGGTTGCTGCTGCCGGGCCGGGGGACTCGGCGGTGTAGGTCTGGGCGAGCTCCGGGTGGTGCAGGTCCAGCGCCGGACGCTCTGACCGGATCCGCGGCAGCGACGTGAAGTTGTGGCGCGGCGGCGGGCACGAGGTCGCCCACTCGAGGGAAGCACCGAAGCCCCACGGGTCATCGACTTCGACCCGGTCGTTGCTGCGCCAGGTGATGTAGACGTTCCAGAAGAACGGGATCAGCGAGGCGCCCAGCAGGAACGAGGCGTAGGTGGAGAACTGGTTCATCCACGTGAAGTTGTCCTGCGGCATGTAATCCGCGTAGCGGCGGGGCATGCCCTCAACGCCGAGCCAGTGCTGGATGAGGAAGGTGCCGTGGAAGCCCAGGAACAGCATCCAGAAGTGGATCTTGCCCAGGCGTTCGTTCAGCATCTTGCCGGTGAATTTTGGCCACCAGAAGTAGAAACCGGCGAACATTGCGAACACCACGGTGCCAAAGACCACGTAGTGGAAGTGCGCGACCACAAAGTAGGAGTCGGACACGTGGAAGTCCAGGGGCGGTGAGGCCAGGATGATGCCGGTCAAGCCGCCGAAGAGGAACGTTGCCAGGAAGCCGATGCTCCAGAGCATGGGGGTTTCAAAGGTAATGGAACCCCGCCACATGGTGCCGATCCAGTTGAAGAACTTCACACCCGTGGGGACGGCGATCAGCATCGTCATGAAGGAGAAGAACGGCAGCAGAACTGAACCGGTGACGTACATGTGGTGGGCCCACACGGTCACGGACAGCGCGGCGATGGAAATCGTCGCGTAGACCAGGCCCTTGTAACCAAAGATTGGCTTGCGGCTGAAGACCGGGAAGATTTCGGAGACAATGCCGAAGAACGGCAAGGCGATGATGTAGACCTCCGGGTGCCCGAAGAACCAGAACAGGTGCTGCCAGAGGACGGCGCCGCCGTTTTCGGGATCGAAGATGTGGGCACCGAAGCGGCGGTCCGCGCCGAGGGCGAACAGTGCGGCGGCCAGGGGCGGGAACGCCATCAGCACCAGGATGGCCGTGACCAGGATGTTCCAGGTGAAAATCGGCATGCGCCACATGGTCATGCCCGGGGCGCGCATGCAGATGACCGTGGTGATGAAGTTGACAGCACCGAGGATGGTACCGAAGCCGGAGAGCGCCAGGCCGAAGACCCAGAGGTCACCGCCCACGCCCGGGCTGAAGGTCGTGTTGGACAGCGGCGCGTACGCGAACCAGCCAAACGATGCTGCACCTTGCGGGGTGATGAAACCGGACACGGCGATCGTGGAGCCGAAAAGGAAGAACCAGAAAGCCAGTGCATTCAGTCGCGGGAAGGCGACGTCGGGGGCACCGATCTGCAGCGGCATGATGACGTTGGCGAACCCGGCAAACAGCGGGGTGGCGAACATCAGCAGCATGACGGTGCCGTGCATGGTGAAGAGCTGGTTGTACTGCTCTTTAGTCTGCAGGATCTGCATGCCCGGTTCGAAGAGCTCGGCGCGGATCAGCAGCGCCATAACGCCGCCGAAGCAGAAGAACACGAACGACGAGATCAGGTACATGTACCCGATGGTCTTGTGGTCAGTGGACGTGATCCAGTTGACGACAATGCGTCCCTTGGATTTCGGTACTACGGGAGCCTCTAGGATCCCGGTGGGCTGGGAATAGGTCGTTGCCACTTCGCGCTCCCCTTACTTGGTTTCTGCCGGGGCCGGGTTGCGGTCGTACTCTTCGCCGAGGAGCCCGGTGTTGCCGTCCTGGCGGAGTTGGTCCAGGTGGGTCTGGAACTCGGCGTCGGAAACGACTTTCACGCGGAACAGCATTTCGGAGTGGTACTCGCCGCAGAGTTCGGCACATTTGCCGTCGTAGGTGCCCTCTTTGGTGGGGGTGAACCTGATGTAGTTGGTCTTGCCGGGGATCATGTCGCGCTTCTGCAGGAAGGCGGGAACCCAAAAGGAGTGGATGACGTCGCGGGCGTTCAGTTCCAGGTCAACGGACTTGTTCACCGGCAGGTAGAGCGTGGGCAGCTTTTCCTTGTCCACGTCATTGCCGGTGAGGTGGGCCTGGACGCCGGCTTCGTGGACATCCTCGCGGATGACGTCGCCCTTTTTGTAGTTGAAGTCCCAGGCCCACTGCTTGCCGCGGACATCGACGACGACGTCGGCGGGCTGGGCCCGGTTGTCGATCGCCTGCTGGTCGCGGTCGGTGAAGTAGAAAAACACCAGAACCATGAACAGCGGGATCGTCAGGTAGAAAACCTCAAGCGGAAGGTTGAAGCTGTTCTGCCGCGGGAACCCGACGGTGCCTTTGCGGCGCCGGTAGGCGACTATGCACCAGATCATCAGGCCCCAGGTAATGACGCCCACAACCAGGGCGGCAATCCATGAGTTGACCCAGAGGTCCATGATGCGGTCAGTGTGGTTGGTGGTGCCACGCTCGGTGGGCAGCCACCCTTTCTGTACCTCTGGTGAACATCCAGTCAAAGCCAACGCGCCGGCGAGTGCCAAGCCAGTGATCGTAGTGATCTGTTTGCGTCGGCTGCCGGTTCGGTTCTGCGAACTCACAGACGGCCCTTCCTACTTGTTGCTGTTGCCCGGGCCGCCAAATGAGGGCCTGGGCACACGAAAAGTTTTACTACTTGATGTAGAGCTTACCGCTCCCCGCGAGGTTTCGCCCACATGTCCGCGCCGTGCGTCGGGACCTATTTACCGGCCCCGGTCGTTGTGGATTTTCCGGCACTAAGGCCGGGCAAACAGCCCGGCCTTAGTGGAAGGAATCACCGCAGGCGCAGGAGCCGCCGGCGTTGGGGTTATCGATGGTGAAGCCCTGCTTCGAGATGGTGTCTTCGAAGTCAATGCTGGCGCCGCTGAGATAGGGAACGCTCATCTTGTCCACCACAACTTCGACGCCGTCGTAGTCGCGCACGGCGTCGCCGTCGAGGAGCCGCTCATCGAAGTAGAGCTGGTAGATGAGGCCAGAGCAACCGCCGGGCTGTACCGCCACCCGGAGGCGCAGATCGGTGCGGCCTTCCTGCTCCAGCAGGCTGCGGACCTTGCCGGCGGCGACGTCGGTCAGCTTGACCTCGTGCGCTGCCGGATCCCCGCTCGCAGCGGCGGTGGTGTCGATGCTGTTTTCATTGGTTGTAGTGCTCATGGCCTACCTTCTAACGACGGTGGTGGCGGTGCCGCTTGCACGGCACCCGCCCCTACTTTGACGGTACGGGCTATAGCTACATGCTACGTCGATCAGCCGTGTAGCTCTAACTCCTGGCGTAACCGTCCCACCAGGCTGGATGTTCCCCCGGGACTTCCGCAGGCCGAGAGGATCAGGCCAGTCCTTCCTCGTTCAGCCGGGCCAGCATCAGGGCCTCGGCCACGATCGCATTTCGGAAGTCCGCCAGGTGCAGGGATTCGTTTGCGCTGTGGGCACGGGAGTCGGGATCCTCGACGCCGGTGACCAGGATCTGCACATCCGGGTACAACTCGGTCAGATCGGCGATGAAAGGGATCGAGCCGCCGATGCCGGTCTCGACGGCCGGGACGCCCCAGGCCTCGCCGAGGGCCCACATGGCGACGCTGGCCGCCTTGGAAGAGGTGTCCGTGCGGAAAGCGTTGCCGCTCTCCCCCGGCGTGAAAACCACGTGGGCGCCAAAGGGCGCGTTGGCTTCCACATGCCGGCGCACGGCATCCATCGCCTCGGCCGGTTCCTGCCCGGGCGCGAGCCGCAGGCTGAACTTTGCCCGCGCGCGGGGCAGCAGGGTGTTGGAGGCGACGTCCACTGCGGGGGCATCGATGCCGATGATGGAGAGCGCCGGTTTGGTCCACATCCGCGATGCGATCGATCCGGTGCCGGCGAGCCGGACGCCGTCGAGCACAGACGCGTCAGCGCGGTATTCCGCTTCGGAGAGATCCACCGAGACGTCGTCGCTGCTGGCGAGGCCGGCGATGGCAACGCTGCCGTCGTCCTCGTGCAGGGTGGCGATGAGCCGGGACAGCAGAGTCGGCGCATCCAGGACCGGGCCGCCGAACATGCCGGAGTGGACAGCGTGGTCCAGGACCCGGACTTCGATGGTGCCATCCACGAGGCCGCGGAGGCTGGTGGTGAGCGCAGGAACGCCGACCTTCCAGTTACTGGAGTCCGCCACGACAATCACGTCAGCGCGCAGCAGCTCCTGGTGCGTTTCCAGGAAGGTCCGGAACGTCGGGGACCCGGCTTCCTCTTCCCCTTCGAAGAAAAACGTCACGCCGAGGCCGAGATCGTCGCCCAAAACGCGGGTGACGGCCGAGTAGGCGGCGATGTGCGCCAGGATGCCGGCTTTGTCATCGGCCGCGCCGCGTCCGTAGAGCCGGCCGTCCCGTTCGATGGCGGTAAAGGGGTCTGTCTCCCAGAGCGCCAGGTCTCCGGTGGGCTGCACGTCATGGTGGGCGTACAGCAAGATCGTCGGCTTGCCCGCGGCGGCCGCCCGGCGGGCGACGACGGCGGGGCCGCCCGGCGTCCCGTCCGCCTTGTCGCAGCGCAGGACCTGGACCTCGTCAAAGCCGCTGGCGCGCACCAGTTCAGCCACGGCGTCGGCGCTGGCGTTCAGCGGGGCGGGGTCGAAGCTGGGCCAGGCGATCCCCGGGATGGCGACGAGTTCGGTCAGCTGGGCGACGGTGGAGTCGAAAGAGTCAGCGACGGCCTGGCGGAGCGCCTCGGTGTCGACGTTTCCGGCATGGCGGTAGGCGGTGTGCGGGTTTCCCGCGGGTGATGAAGTCATGGCCAGAACACTACCCGTGCCGCGAATCACAGCAAACAGGGCGGCGGCCGGTCACGCCCCCGGGTCCACGGGCCGGGCTCCAGTTGCCCCGGGGTATTCTGTAGGGGTGTTTGGACGTAAAAAAGAAGCGCCAGCGGCGCAGGACATAGTTGACCAGCAGGCGGCCGGGGCAGCCGCCCGGGGTACCGCCCTCGGCAAGGGCGCGCCCACGCCCAAGCGCAGCGCGCAGGTGGCGGCCCGTAAGCGGCCGCTGGTGCCGGAGGACCGCAAGGCCTCCAAGGCCGCCGAGCGGGCTGCGGTCCAGGAGCAGCGACTGAAGATGCGCGAGGCCATGCAAACCGGCGATGAGAGGTTCCTGCCGGTCCGGGACCGGGGCCCGCAGAAGCGGTTCGCCCGGGATTATGTCGACGCCCGTTTCAGCCTCGGGGAGTACCTGATGTTCGGCGCACTCATCTTCGTGGTGGTCTCCCTGCTGATCCCGGCCTCCAGCTCACAGATGATTTACGTCCTGGGCGCGTTCTGGGTCATGTTCCTGGCGGTCTTCGTGGACGTCTTCATTCTGTCCCGGAAACTCAAGAAACGACTGACGGACAAGTTCGGCGATCCGGAGCGCGGCACCGTCTGGTACGGCTCGATGCGCTCGCTGCAGTTCCGCCGGCTGCGCCTTCCCAAACCCCTTGTCAAGCGGGGCGAATACCCCGCCTGATGCCCAGGCCAAGGAGCCCCCGGCAGCGGACAGACCAGTCCAGTGCCGGGGGCCTCGTTGTCCCCCGGCGGACGCCGCTCAGCGTCGGGACGGGTGCCTGGCGAGCTGGCGGTTAATGCGCGCCGCCCAGAACGGACCCTCGTAGAGGAACGCCGTGTAGCCCTGCACAAGGGTGGCGCCGGCCTCGAGCCGCTGCTGCACATCCTGTGCGGTTTCCACGCCGCCCACCGAGATGA is drawn from Micrococcaceae bacterium Sec5.8 and contains these coding sequences:
- a CDS encoding iron-sulfur cluster assembly accessory protein produces the protein MSTTTNENSIDTTAAASGDPAAHEVKLTDVAAGKVRSLLEQEGRTDLRLRVAVQPGGCSGLIYQLYFDERLLDGDAVRDYDGVEVVVDKMSVPYLSGASIDFEDTISKQGFTIDNPNAGGSCACGDSFH
- a CDS encoding cytochrome bc complex cytochrome b subunit, with protein sequence MSATTTPDAPVFVAKTKGGRITDFVDQRVGGSGILREFGRKVFPDHWSFMFGEVALYSFVILLLSGTFLTFFFDPSMAETHYAGSYTPLKNVEMSVAYSSSLNISFDVRGGLFMRQVHHWSALLFVASVSVHMLRVFFTGAFRKPREMNWVVGGVLLILSMAAGFTGYSLPDDLLSGNGLRIIDGVIKSIPVIGTYISFFLFGGEFPGTAIIGRLYMLHILLVPALILLMIVMHLFMVVVHKHTQYPGPGRNDGNVVGYPLGPVYAAKAGGFFFIVFGVVALMAGFFTINPIWNYGPYDPSPVSAGTQPDWYIGFVDGALRLMPGTIGNWSVEQVWFGHVFTFNVLLPALVPAGILFTVLFTYPWIERWITKDNREHHVLDRPRNAPTRTAIGMAGFVWYSVMWAAAGSDLIATHFHVSLNDVTYWLRALFFVGPVIAFIVTKRVALALQRKDREIALHGRETGRIVRLPHGEFIEVHAPLDEYKRYKLVGFESPSPLPAVPNANGVVDKTEKRRAKLSQWFFEDRVAPATPAELAAAHGHHGAHEVVEAGESQKTLSR
- a CDS encoding cytochrome c oxidase subunit 4, which gives rise to MKIESRIFGFGVFFFVPVAIVYGFVTGWTEPVGYLALLLVAGLAGMIGAYLGFTGKRVGMRPEDRSDAEIHEGAGEQGHFSPWSWWPLVLGLACAGGFLGLAVGFWIVFIAGGLAVVALVGWVYEYSRGDHAH
- the ctaD gene encoding cytochrome c oxidase subunit I, which produces MATTYSQPTGILEAPVVPKSKGRIVVNWITSTDHKTIGYMYLISSFVFFCFGGVMALLIRAELFEPGMQILQTKEQYNQLFTMHGTVMLLMFATPLFAGFANVIMPLQIGAPDVAFPRLNALAFWFFLFGSTIAVSGFITPQGAASFGWFAYAPLSNTTFSPGVGGDLWVFGLALSGFGTILGAVNFITTVICMRAPGMTMWRMPIFTWNILVTAILVLMAFPPLAAALFALGADRRFGAHIFDPENGGAVLWQHLFWFFGHPEVYIIALPFFGIVSEIFPVFSRKPIFGYKGLVYATISIAALSVTVWAHHMYVTGSVLLPFFSFMTMLIAVPTGVKFFNWIGTMWRGSITFETPMLWSIGFLATFLFGGLTGIILASPPLDFHVSDSYFVVAHFHYVVFGTVVFAMFAGFYFWWPKFTGKMLNERLGKIHFWMLFLGFHGTFLIQHWLGVEGMPRRYADYMPQDNFTWMNQFSTYASFLLGASLIPFFWNVYITWRSNDRVEVDDPWGFGASLEWATSCPPPRHNFTSLPRIRSERPALDLHHPELAQTYTAESPGPAAATLGNADQKDQAQ
- a CDS encoding GntR family transcriptional regulator; this translates as MAGEIDRRSGTPIYVQLREILRAHIGTACPPGSALPSERDLAERFGLARMTVRQAIDALVGEEVIERVVGLGTFVRKPKLDLQVKLTSYSEEMQRRGMVPAARVLSFEQIAASAFLARELQLEEGTALVRFRRLLLADNEPMSVDENFIPAHRVPGLLDGEPPTSLYNVLSERFGLVMEWGEDMIEATAASPSTARLLNVEVGSPLLKIQRHAFVARAMVDYSVSYYRADRYKLWVPLQRPGVRPTRNYSSGYRP
- a CDS encoding HPr family phosphocarrier protein produces the protein MRVRTAIVQAPVGLHARPAALFVRAVQATGLPVIISKAGRPGVDARSLLEVMTEDFSCGCEVELAVPPGAESDRVGPAGVDDALETLITLLESSGSAGTLRGPRR
- the coxB gene encoding cytochrome c oxidase subunit II; the encoded protein is MSSQNRTGSRRKQITTITGLALAGALALTGCSPEVQKGWLPTERGTTNHTDRIMDLWVNSWIAALVVGVITWGLMIWCIVAYRRRKGTVGFPRQNSFNLPLEVFYLTIPLFMVLVFFYFTDRDQQAIDNRAQPADVVVDVRGKQWAWDFNYKKGDVIREDVHEAGVQAHLTGNDVDKEKLPTLYLPVNKSVDLELNARDVIHSFWVPAFLQKRDMIPGKTNYIRFTPTKEGTYDGKCAELCGEYHSEMLFRVKVVSDAEFQTHLDQLRQDGNTGLLGEEYDRNPAPAETK
- a CDS encoding Rieske 2Fe-2S domain-containing protein; translation: MGNHSDGSPDHSGTVATAGQNEVEKFQDPGIPPHRLRLADTDPKAAKRAERQVALLFGISVVGTLIFLVAYFAIDLGGDTAIATVRLQNALLGIGTAFAMLGIGTGIVHWAKALMPDHEVSEERHAIRTEEDRLAAVRIVDDIVEETGIKRRPLIRNTLLGAVALAPLPALAVFGDLGPRPDNALAHTMWAPQEGKLKRLTRDPDGTPIKASDVTIGSAFHVIPEGLNELTEGKLNEKAKAVVLLMRLNPESLNPSAGREDWGYNGIVAYSKICTHVGCPVALYEQQTHHLLCPCHQSTFDLTQECKVIFGPASRPLPQLPIAVDAEGYLVATSDFHEPVGPSYWERDEHERNNNA
- a CDS encoding DUF3043 domain-containing protein, whose amino-acid sequence is MFGRKKEAPAAQDIVDQQAAGAAARGTALGKGAPTPKRSAQVAARKRPLVPEDRKASKAAERAAVQEQRLKMREAMQTGDERFLPVRDRGPQKRFARDYVDARFSLGEYLMFGALIFVVVSLLIPASSSQMIYVLGAFWVMFLAVFVDVFILSRKLKKRLTDKFGDPERGTVWYGSMRSLQFRRLRLPKPLVKRGEYPA
- a CDS encoding dipeptidase; the encoded protein is MTSSPAGNPHTAYRHAGNVDTEALRQAVADSFDSTVAQLTELVAIPGIAWPSFDPAPLNASADAVAELVRASGFDEVQVLRCDKADGTPGGPAVVARRAAAAGKPTILLYAHHDVQPTGDLALWETDPFTAIERDGRLYGRGAADDKAGILAHIAAYSAVTRVLGDDLGLGVTFFFEGEEEAGSPTFRTFLETHQELLRADVIVVADSSNWKVGVPALTTSLRGLVDGTIEVRVLDHAVHSGMFGGPVLDAPTLLSRLIATLHEDDGSVAIAGLASSDDVSVDLSEAEYRADASVLDGVRLAGTGSIASRMWTKPALSIIGIDAPAVDVASNTLLPRARAKFSLRLAPGQEPAEAMDAVRRHVEANAPFGAHVVFTPGESGNAFRTDTSSKAASVAMWALGEAWGVPAVETGIGGSIPFIADLTELYPDVQILVTGVEDPDSRAHSANESLHLADFRNAIVAEALMLARLNEEGLA